CAATTACTgcaaaatcattaaatatgttGCCATGACgttgtgtgtttaaaaaaaaccttCATGTATACATAATTCGTAGATTTCTGACTTTGGAAAAAAGAggaatttgtgttgttttttccaatGTTCGTGTTGAATTTGTGGATCGGTTAACAAAAATTAATGGCCCACACTAATTTTACAGTACACTATGAATGGTTTTATTGAAGTTTTAATAGTAACGATTTTATTGCAGTCATGTGTCCCATCTCGGTGTCACATAATGTTCTCAATGtacttttttactccaggatcGCCTATTGAGACTGACAACTCCTCCTCCGGTAATGACGAGCTGCAGTGCAAGCTATGTGGGAAGCACTTCTCCACGAGGCAGAGCCTGCAGCGGCACAGTGTGATCCACACCGGGGAGAAACCCTTCTCCTGCCACATCTGTCAGCGCAGGTTCAACCAGAAGTCAAACCTGAGGACACATCTCGTTGTGCACATGAAAATATAATGTCGCAGGTTCAACCAGAAGTCAAACCTGAGGACGCATCTCGTAATGCACATGAAAATTTatctctttgcatgctgggaaatttgtcatctgctaaaatgtcatctgctgaatttctaaaattaacattttcttagatatttttcaaagaatactatcagaatagcaaacagtttggatccagatgagatgccacgttctgtcaAACCTGAGGACGAATCTTGTTGTGCACATGAACAAATAATATCCAGAAACAAAGCGCAGCAAATTAACGTGGTCTATTTGATGCAGTGACAAATCATATGAATAGAAATGACAAAGGGCATCCCTTACATACATGTTCAGTTTTATGGATTGTAAATAATATACATGGACAAGACCACAAGAAACAAAGTGGTCGGCTAAGCAAAAAACAATGacaaaaagagattttaaaacaatattcacGATTGTGAAGAAGCAAAAAATGACACAAAAAGCATTTGTTTTGTGCTTGATTATAATAAGATGATGCTATGTCAATAGTGGTGTAAGTAAACTTGATGATTCATTAACATTGGTGTCTTCCCAGATTTTCATGTACATAACATGATGAAAGTCTATTTAATATGGATTACATTTTGTACAAAAAGTCATAGCTTTTGCATTTTATCTGTAAATAATGGCGTAATGTGTGTATTATTTTCTTACTGAGTTTTTTACAATGacgttttattataaattttcgGTACAATAAACCACTTGTGTTAcaaaaacactattttgtttCTTGAATAGACCTACCAAAATATAACAAACACCTGTTAATTCTTTAGTTTTCAGCACTTTGTAAAAAACGCTGAATTTCTCGACTGAATTTGAAAACGAACTACAGTTGCATGAATTGTGTTATTTGAATTAATAGATTTTTAATAAACTTACATCACGACAGGGCCTTTAATCATGTTCCCCGGGCCAAAATGATCATATCGACCCCGGGTCGATTTTGCGTGTGGAAAGAATCCTTAATcgtaacaaaatggcgtccacaccCACTCTTAGAAAACGGTAATACATCAAATTGAGCctcaaataaatgaaataataaaaatctaaATAATAAAAGGCAGCACACGATTCGAATCATCAAAAATCGATAACATCTGAAACTGTAGAAAAGATTGATAACCCTGTTTAAGATtgaaaaagaagtaaacatacaaaaaataaacgATCCACTTACTTAAATCGCAGCTTTAATCCAATAATCATGACAATAAAATTACGAAATGCACTTCCAATACAGACAAAAAAAACGCGATTAAAGAAACCGAATACTCAGTaacttatttatattattcaaattattccTATAAAAGTATCGAATACCGCATGACAAACGCACAATCTTGAATATGTTTTCGCTTTGGTTGATTTtatcttttgtttttatattatactGTTAAAAAACAACCGCATCCCAATTGTTGTTTCTAAAATCCAGAGAATCTAGTTTGTTTCTTCACAGAAATTACATCACACGAGATActtcataaattgcgtaatcagtTGAATGAAATTAAAGTATGAGAATATGGAACGAAAAAggatatgtaatataaacgataacacacggcagaaCTCAGCAGAACTTCTATAATCAGAAATAAGTATTACCATCCTTTAGTATTTCATTTAAGTCGAGTGACCTGTTGCCTGTACAAAACAACTATATCCCTTATACACAAACAGGTGAACTATTGCAGCTATACATACGCCTCTTACCTAGGGAAAGGGCGACATGTCCTATACAGCACAACACATACGATGCCTTTTTTTTTATGCATTTCGACTTTGTCATTCACTGTGGTATCACTGCATGTTTCAGCATCCTTCAAGCAAGCCACAACCGGCGCGATGACTGGACGGCCTACATGCTCAGTGTGTGGACGAACATTCTCCACAAAACAGAATATGGAGACCCACAGGCGTCTCCACTTCGATGACAAGCCCTTCGCCTGCAGCCACTGCGATAAACGCTTCAATACACGCTGGAATCTCAAGTCTCACCTATTGAGGCATTTGAAGGATTAATTATGACAAGTTGACCGTGTGTAATATTTTATTGGGcattttatgtacagttaattttTGTATGATTTTGCACAGTTTTGTAAATTGTATGGTCCACAGGTTACTCGCAATCTTATAtcaaatttggatttttttgatttgttgttgttgtgatatTTGTATTGTGCATAAAACTGAACGGCTGAGGTAGTTGTGTAACGAGATATGCATATACAACATACGTATATTATTGACTGTTTTATTTCATGCTTTAAGCCAGGGGCTGTTCTGAAGTATTGTGTTGGTACGTGTGTAGTTTTAAGttcattattttgtttgtatttcattgtGTTCATATATGAgtgcatttcaaaatataaaatatacacacaaaTATAGGTGTTTCTTGGTATGCCATAAATGAATTAACAAGTTGTGAATGCCTGCACCATTCAAATGTATGACTCTTGTAACACGAAGTTGTATTCTTATGATAAAGAAGGAAAATACACGTGAGTTATTCTTAAACAAACTATTGGTGGAGCCTTTTTATGCACCTGGTagcgtggcatatagcagtctcactgtccgtccgtctgtctgtctgtctgtctgtccgttcgtctgtctgtccgtcacacacgtttaggtttcgaaaaatgctcataacttatatgtcccttcagatgtaaccttca
This is a stretch of genomic DNA from Dreissena polymorpha isolate Duluth1 chromosome 7, UMN_Dpol_1.0, whole genome shotgun sequence. It encodes these proteins:
- the LOC127840038 gene encoding zinc finger protein 765-like: MSQVQPEVKPEDASPSFKQATTGAMTGRPTCSVCGRTFSTKQNMETHRRLHFDDKPFACSHCDKRFNTRWNLNGLGQIRCHKCHHCGKMFSDNFALTMHMRTHTGEKPFKCDVCQASFSVKGNMKRHRERHFKDFPFNISTV